In Lactiplantibacillus pentosus, the sequence CTAGTCCATCGGTTCATAAAGGATGACCATTATTTTAGGTCAGCTAACACATTAATTCAACAATATTGATATATTACTGACATTTTGTGCTTGTTATTCTCTAGCATTATAGATGATTAAATCATGCCGGTTGGGATTGCTGAATATTAGGTGACTGGTCCTTCGAGCAAAGCTTAATTGGTATCGATGATGACTGATGGCATTTAATTACTGAGAGGATTGCCTGAATATGAGTCACTCATTTTAATACTATTAATTTTGATGATGACTAATCTTAAATTTAACCGATAAATTACCTTTGTTTATAATTGAAGATTTTGCAATCTCAAACGACTTGAGAAAATCCTGACAAGTTCAGTGAGGATGTTTGTCAGATGCCTTATCGCATGGGTAAAAGAGTTTATCTATTGTTAGAACCGGTATGACAGTTGAATATCAAATTGGCCCTATAGCGTAGAAGCAAAGACTAATCTAACCAAAAGTTGGGTCCGCACATGTCTGCCTTTCGAATACCATCCCGGCTGGAAGGTATTCTGGGGCAAGGCCCAGTGGTGAAATTTCACTTAGCAAGCGTTTTTGGCTTGGTTAGTGAAAGACCAGTATTTAAGACGCGGGTTATCGGCTTAAATCTGTGTCCAGCGGGTCTCAGCTGGCGGCTCTTGAGCTTAAAAAATGGGATGATTTAATCATGCTTCATGACGAATTAACTAGCACAATACGGATGACTTATTTTATCTAAGCAACAAAAAAACGAGCACCCAATTTAGCTAGGCACTCGTTTTTAAATAAAAATTAAAGTAGTTCCGCAAAAACGTCTTCTTGAGCATTAAGGTAGTTTTCACCGGGTTTGATCTCGGTCATCTTAATTCCCGCCAAAGCACGTTCCATTAAACCATCAACGTCGATGCGTTCTTCGTATGCACGTGAACGATCCAACTTCGGATGAGTCTTCGGTGCTGGTGGCGCAAAGATCGTACAGCAATCTTCAAATGGCATAATTGATAAATCATAGGTGTCAATGTCTTCAGCAATCTTGATGATTTCCGTCTTATCCATCGAAATCACTGGCCGTAAAACGGGTAAAGTCGTCACATCATTGATAGCAATCATACTATCCATGGTTTGTGAGGCGACTTGCCCAAGTGATTCACCGTTGAAAATCGCCTTGCCATGCCGTTGACGCGTCACTGCGTCCATCAACCGCATCATCAAGCGCCGTTGCACGGTCATCAAGTAGCCTTCTGGAACCTTTTCCTTGATTTCCTCTTGGATCTCGGTAAATGGAATTTGGATAAACTTGACGCGACCAGAGTAACTGGCAAGCGTCGAGGCTAATTGTTTGGCCTTGGCGAGCGCTTGTTCACTCGTGTATGGCGGACTAAAGAAGTGCACCATTTCCATGTCAACGCCGCGTTTCATCCCGAGATAACCGGCAACTGGTGAGTCGATACCACCAGATAACATCAGCATCCCCTTACCAGCAGTCCCTACTGGCAGGCCACCAGCACCTTGAATCGTTTCGGATGACAAGAAAATCCCATTCAACCGAACTTCGACACGCAGGACGATGTCTGGATTCTTCATCTTAACTTGAATCCCGTCGACGTGGTCAAGAATTTGACCACCCAACATATCGTTGATCTGGTTGGTGTCGTATTCGAAGTGGTGGTCAGAACGACGGGTGTTGATTTTAAACGTCATTCCCGGTTGATACTGGGCTTTGATCATTTCGATCGCCGTCTCGTAAACCGCATCCATATCCGTATCCACTCGAATACTTGGTGAAAAGTTTTGAATCCCGAACACTAACTTCAAACGATCCATGACAGGTGCAGCATCTTCATCGTTTAACATGATGTGCATCCGGTCACGGTTCGCATGAACTTTGAGCGTTGGGAAATCGTGCAACGCGTTGCGGACGTTGCGGCCCAAGCTATCGATAAAATTCCGCCGGTTCTTACCCTTGGTCGACAACTCGCCGTAACGTACCATAATTTCAGTGTACTGCATGAACAAGTTCCTTTCCGTTATGCATCTGCATTGATTTTAGAGAATTTTTGATAAAGCTGATCAAAAACTTTGATAAACTGGTCGGCTTCTGCCAACGTATTATTTTCATCAAGACTGACCCGGACGGCACTCGTGGCAATATTTTCTTGCACGTGCATCGCCATCAACGTACTTGACGCCATGTGTTTCTTAGACGAACAAGCACTAGTCGTCGAAATATAGATGCCCTGATCTTCAAACGCGTGGACGATGGTTTCGCCCCGCACCCCATTGATCGTGAAGCACAGGATATGTGGTGCAAATCCATCAGTCGGTTGGCTAAAAATCGTGACTTTCGGGAACGTCTTGATGTGGTCGTAGATTCGCTGTTTGATGGCACGTTCGCGAGTGACCTTTTCGTCCTCACCCGTCAATAATAGACGTAGGGCCTTCGCCATTCCAGCGATTGCGGGCAAGTTTTCAGTCCCCGAACGCCAGTTACTTTCTTGACCGCCACCATTCATGAGCGGTGCTAATTTGCGCCCATTCCGCGCATAAATAAAGCCCACGCCCCGGGTCGCATGAAACTTATGGCCTGAGAACGTCACAAAATCGACCCGGTCATTCATGATCATGTTCTGAATGCCCTTGCCGATGCCTTGAACCGCATCAATATGGAAGTGAATCTTTGGATATTGTTTTAACAAATCAGCCACTTCAAGTAGTGGTTGAATCGTACCAATCTCATTGTTGACGGCCATCGTGGAAACCAGAATGGTGTCCGGTCGAATCGCCGCTTTCAAATCAGCCACGTTAATACGGCCTTCTTGGTCCACGGGTAAGTACGTCACTTCATACCCCAGTTCTTTCAACTGTTCCATCGAATTGTGGATAGCCGGATGTTCGACCGCCGTGGTAATCAGATGTTTCCCAAAGGCACGTTTCTCAATCGCCGTCCCCTTGAGCACCCAGTTATCGCCTTCCGTCCCACCTGACGTGAAGAAGATTTCGTGCGCCTGAACGCCAAGTAAATCGGCAATCTGTTGGCGCGATTGTTCCAATAAATGAAAGGCTGTTTCACCAAAGTTATGCAAACTAGAAGGATTCCCCCAGATTTTCTGAGAGACCTTCGTATAAGTATCTAGTACGGCGGGAGCAGCTTGCGTCGTCGCACTATTGTCAAAATAAATCATTACTACGCCTTCTCTTTCCAAGAAAGTGTGCCTTGCACTTACTTTCGATAAGAATTCTTTGCAATTATACCAAAAATTAGGACTGAAACAAGATTTTTTGTTTCAAAAACGCGATTAATCGACGCTAGCAGCAGTATCGCTGAAGCTCACAAGCAATCATCCTGCAATTGTCGGGCATTTTTTGACGCCAATCAAAAACCAGCTGGCCATGGTTGCGTTCATCACAATCACCACCAACTGGTTGGCATTTATCTTCTTGATTGGCGCTAACTAAGCATCAGCATCTGAACTAGCCGCCTGCTTATTAGCATAGTAGCTGTCCTCAATCCGTTTGTAAGAGCCAGGATCGACCTTATCGACCGCCGTCGCAATAACTTCCAAGCTCCGTGCGTAGTCATGGGCTTCGTTGAACAACCGTTGTGCTTCAACACTCGCTTCTTGAACATCTTCATGACTGTTTTTATAACGATT encodes:
- the thiI gene encoding tRNA uracil 4-sulfurtransferase ThiI, which codes for MQYTEIMVRYGELSTKGKNRRNFIDSLGRNVRNALHDFPTLKVHANRDRMHIMLNDEDAAPVMDRLKLVFGIQNFSPSIRVDTDMDAVYETAIEMIKAQYQPGMTFKINTRRSDHHFEYDTNQINDMLGGQILDHVDGIQVKMKNPDIVLRVEVRLNGIFLSSETIQGAGGLPVGTAGKGMLMLSGGIDSPVAGYLGMKRGVDMEMVHFFSPPYTSEQALAKAKQLASTLASYSGRVKFIQIPFTEIQEEIKEKVPEGYLMTVQRRLMMRLMDAVTRQRHGKAIFNGESLGQVASQTMDSMIAINDVTTLPVLRPVISMDKTEIIKIAEDIDTYDLSIMPFEDCCTIFAPPAPKTHPKLDRSRAYEERIDVDGLMERALAGIKMTEIKPGENYLNAQEDVFAELL
- a CDS encoding cysteine desulfurase family protein, giving the protein MIYFDNSATTQAAPAVLDTYTKVSQKIWGNPSSLHNFGETAFHLLEQSRQQIADLLGVQAHEIFFTSGGTEGDNWVLKGTAIEKRAFGKHLITTAVEHPAIHNSMEQLKELGYEVTYLPVDQEGRINVADLKAAIRPDTILVSTMAVNNEIGTIQPLLEVADLLKQYPKIHFHIDAVQGIGKGIQNMIMNDRVDFVTFSGHKFHATRGVGFIYARNGRKLAPLMNGGGQESNWRSGTENLPAIAGMAKALRLLLTGEDEKVTRERAIKQRIYDHIKTFPKVTIFSQPTDGFAPHILCFTINGVRGETIVHAFEDQGIYISTTSACSSKKHMASSTLMAMHVQENIATSAVRVSLDENNTLAEADQFIKVFDQLYQKFSKINADA